A single genomic interval of Tsukamurella paurometabola harbors:
- a CDS encoding bacterial proteasome activator family protein, giving the protein MSDRNEVEIIPAGSGTGAADGADEPDNAAEELHGMVEQPAKVMRIGTMIKQLLEEVRAAPLDEASRARLKEIHRTSIKELEDGLSPDLQAELERLALPFTDDSTPSDAELRIAQAQLVGWLEGLFHGIQTALFAQQMAARAQLEQMRQGALPPSMSPGPESQTGHGQYL; this is encoded by the coding sequence ATGAGCGATCGCAACGAGGTGGAGATCATTCCCGCAGGGTCCGGTACCGGCGCCGCCGACGGGGCGGACGAACCCGACAACGCCGCGGAGGAGTTGCACGGCATGGTCGAACAGCCCGCGAAGGTGATGCGAATCGGCACGATGATCAAGCAGCTCCTGGAGGAGGTGCGGGCCGCGCCGCTCGATGAGGCGAGCCGCGCCCGGCTCAAGGAGATCCATCGGACGTCGATCAAGGAACTCGAGGACGGCCTCTCGCCCGATCTGCAGGCCGAGCTGGAGCGCCTCGCGTTGCCGTTCACCGACGATTCGACGCCGTCCGACGCGGAGCTGCGGATCGCGCAGGCCCAGCTGGTCGGCTGGCTGGAGGGCCTCTTCCACGGCATTCAGACGGCGCTGTTCGCGCAGCAGATGGCGGCCCGAGCCCAGCTCGAACAGATGCGGCAGGGCGCCCTCCCGCCGTCGATGTCGCCGGGACCGGAATCGCAGACCGGTCACGGGCAGTACCTGTGA
- a CDS encoding cysteine desulfurase-like protein, with product MGDGWIHFDPQAGAQIPGAVSSAVANAFRGFVSNPYGVYAAAAHTRSIVQAARVAVADLVNGKPEGVVLGPSREQLINSLAESLSARLGLGSEIVLCRLDDDANQSPWLRVADRGGGRVRWVEADIETGEVPAWQFEELAGPSTSVIAVPYASSTIGTVIDVAAAAQAAHRVGALLVVDATSAAPYELLDIERLGADVLLVSANRWGGPQVAAMAFRDPSIFGRLRAVNPDRSLTGPERFELGEHQYAMLAGFIASIDHLAGLDESSVGTRRDRLEQSMFGLRQYQQRLLFYLLNSLASAPQVAIIGRAERRVPTVSFTMPGVPAAKAAKRLADNGVCALSNVPSRYFAGLGVPEYGGAVTVGLAPYSTPYDVDQLVRALASLG from the coding sequence CTGGGGGACGGGTGGATCCACTTCGATCCGCAGGCCGGGGCGCAGATCCCCGGTGCGGTGTCCTCAGCGGTGGCGAACGCCTTCCGCGGGTTCGTGAGCAACCCCTACGGCGTTTACGCTGCAGCTGCACATACGCGGTCGATCGTGCAGGCCGCGCGGGTCGCCGTCGCGGACCTGGTGAACGGCAAGCCCGAGGGGGTCGTGCTCGGGCCGAGCCGCGAACAGCTGATCAACTCCCTCGCGGAGTCGCTGAGTGCGCGCCTGGGGCTCGGCTCGGAGATCGTGCTGTGCCGTCTGGACGACGACGCGAACCAGTCGCCGTGGTTGCGGGTCGCCGACCGCGGCGGGGGACGGGTCCGGTGGGTCGAGGCCGATATCGAGACCGGCGAGGTCCCGGCGTGGCAGTTCGAGGAGCTGGCCGGGCCGAGCACGTCCGTGATCGCCGTGCCGTACGCCTCGTCGACCATCGGCACCGTCATCGATGTCGCCGCGGCCGCGCAGGCGGCGCACCGCGTGGGCGCCCTGCTGGTGGTGGATGCCACGAGCGCCGCACCGTACGAGCTGCTCGACATCGAGCGGCTCGGCGCGGATGTGCTGCTGGTCAGCGCCAACCGCTGGGGCGGCCCGCAGGTGGCCGCGATGGCTTTCCGGGATCCGTCGATCTTCGGCCGGCTCCGGGCCGTGAATCCCGACCGCAGTCTGACGGGGCCGGAGCGTTTCGAGCTCGGCGAGCACCAGTACGCCATGCTCGCGGGGTTCATCGCCTCGATCGATCACCTCGCGGGACTCGACGAGTCGTCGGTCGGCACGCGCCGGGACCGGCTGGAGCAGTCGATGTTCGGGCTGCGCCAGTACCAGCAGCGGCTCCTGTTCTACTTGCTCAACTCTCTGGCCTCCGCGCCGCAGGTGGCGATCATCGGTCGTGCCGAACGGCGGGTGCCCACCGTCTCCTTCACGATGCCGGGTGTGCCGGCGGCCAAGGCCGCCAAACGCCTTGCCGACAACGGCGTGTGCGCCCTGTCGAACGTGCCGAGCCGCTACTTCGCCGGCCTGGGCGTCCCCGAGTACGGGGGCGCGGTCACCGTCGGCCTGGCTCCCTATTCGACCCCGTACGACGTGGATCAGTTGGTCCGCGCCCTCGCCTCCCTGGGCTAG
- a CDS encoding LysE family translocator — MDPAALAAAFGAGILAGLGAVLPLGAVGVMLLHEGAARGWRRAVPAAAGVGTADLIFAVLALAAGSVLAPLVAQWGRWPAAVGGVLLLVVAALMVRTAFRPVAEESDGARHAGSGAGWARFAMFFGLTAVNPFPLVYFGAIAVGLGEGLHRPPVATAFAIGVGFASLGWNLVLIGLGAVLRARSTARMRRIVTAVGGVIVAVCAVVILVTAFA, encoded by the coding sequence GTGGACCCCGCGGCGCTGGCGGCCGCGTTCGGCGCGGGCATCCTCGCGGGCCTCGGTGCGGTTCTCCCGCTGGGCGCCGTCGGCGTGATGCTGTTGCACGAGGGCGCCGCCCGCGGGTGGCGGCGCGCCGTCCCCGCTGCCGCGGGCGTCGGCACCGCGGACCTGATCTTCGCCGTGCTGGCCCTGGCTGCCGGCTCGGTCCTGGCGCCGCTGGTCGCGCAGTGGGGGCGGTGGCCGGCCGCCGTCGGCGGCGTCCTCCTGCTCGTGGTCGCCGCGCTCATGGTGCGCACGGCGTTCCGGCCCGTCGCGGAGGAGTCCGACGGTGCGCGGCACGCCGGTTCCGGCGCGGGGTGGGCACGGTTCGCGATGTTCTTCGGGCTGACCGCCGTGAATCCGTTCCCGCTGGTGTATTTCGGCGCCATCGCCGTCGGACTGGGGGAGGGGCTGCACCGGCCGCCGGTGGCGACGGCGTTCGCGATCGGCGTCGGATTCGCCTCGCTCGGGTGGAATCTCGTGCTCATCGGCCTGGGTGCGGTGCTGCGGGCGCGGTCGACGGCGCGGATGCGGCGGATCGTGACCGCGGTGGGCGGCGTCATCGTCGCGGTGTGCGCCGTCGTGATCCTGGTGACCGCCTTCGCCTGA
- a CDS encoding NAD(P)H-quinone oxidoreductase, producing MRAIGVDETTQDLRLIDLPIPDPGPGEVRIAVAATAVNRADLMQRRGLYPPPPGASPILGLEVSGTVDAVGPEVEGIAVGDEVCALLAGGGYAEYAIAPATQCLPVPAAVSLVDAAALPEVACTVHSNVVTEAGLRAGETLLIHGGGSGIGTHAIQLGKALGATVAVTVGSEYKAQRCRELGADIVIDYHDEDFAEILRDRADVILDIMGAKYLPRNIDALAPHGRLVIIGMQGGVEGMLNIGALLAKRGRVSATNLRGRPATGPHSKAEVVAAVRAQVWPLLTDGAVRPVVSARLPLTDAAAAHDLLNSPESVGKVLLTP from the coding sequence ATGAGGGCGATCGGCGTCGACGAAACCACGCAGGACCTGCGGCTCATCGACCTCCCGATTCCCGATCCCGGGCCCGGGGAGGTACGGATCGCGGTCGCCGCGACCGCGGTCAACCGCGCCGACCTCATGCAGCGCCGCGGCCTCTACCCGCCGCCGCCCGGGGCCAGCCCGATCCTCGGCCTCGAAGTCTCCGGCACCGTCGACGCCGTCGGACCGGAGGTCGAAGGCATCGCCGTGGGCGACGAGGTGTGCGCGCTCCTAGCCGGCGGCGGCTACGCCGAGTACGCGATCGCGCCCGCCACCCAGTGCCTGCCGGTCCCCGCCGCCGTCTCGCTCGTCGATGCGGCGGCGCTCCCCGAGGTCGCCTGCACCGTTCACTCCAACGTCGTCACCGAGGCCGGCCTGCGCGCCGGCGAGACGCTCCTGATCCACGGCGGCGGCAGCGGCATCGGCACTCACGCGATCCAGCTCGGCAAGGCCCTCGGCGCGACGGTGGCCGTCACCGTCGGATCGGAGTACAAGGCGCAGCGCTGCCGCGAGCTGGGCGCCGACATCGTGATCGACTACCACGACGAGGATTTCGCAGAGATCCTGCGGGACCGGGCCGACGTGATCCTCGACATCATGGGCGCGAAGTACCTGCCCCGCAACATCGATGCCCTCGCCCCGCACGGCCGGCTCGTGATCATCGGCATGCAGGGCGGCGTCGAAGGAATGCTGAACATCGGTGCGCTGCTGGCGAAGCGGGGCCGGGTCAGCGCCACGAACCTCCGGGGTCGCCCCGCGACCGGGCCGCACAGCAAGGCCGAGGTAGTGGCCGCGGTCCGCGCACAGGTCTGGCCCCTCCTCACCGACGGCGCCGTGCGCCCCGTCGTCTCCGCGCGGCTCCCCCTCACCGACGCGGCCGCCGCCCACGACCTCCTGAACTCCCCCGAGTCCGTCGGAAAGGTGCTCCTGACCCCATGA
- a CDS encoding thiolase family protein, with translation MTDAVIVDIVRTPSGKGKPGGALHPVHPVDLFAGVISALVERNDLDPALVEDVIGGCVQQVGDQALNIARVAALTAGLPIEVPGTTIDRQCGSSQQAAHFAAQGVIAGAYDVVIAGGVESMSRVPMGTSPTGGAPFAPLAARFPSLPHQGIGAELLAARGKFDREALDAFAAESHRRAAATQAAGGFDREIVPVALPDGGVHAVDETVRGSTTAEGLGGLKPAFADPRFAERYPEIDWSITPGNSSPLTDGASAALIMSAEKAEALGLAPRARFHAFSVVGSDPEVMLSGPIPATHKVLARAGLRADDIDAFEVNEAFASVPMAWAAEFDVDPARLNPRGGAIALGHPLGASGTRLLATLVNHLEQTGGRYGLQTMCEGNGMANGTVIERL, from the coding sequence ATGACCGACGCCGTCATCGTCGACATCGTCCGCACCCCGTCCGGCAAGGGCAAGCCCGGAGGCGCCCTGCACCCCGTCCACCCCGTCGACCTGTTCGCGGGCGTCATCTCCGCCCTCGTCGAGCGGAACGACCTCGATCCCGCCCTCGTCGAGGACGTGATCGGCGGGTGTGTCCAGCAGGTGGGGGATCAGGCGCTCAACATCGCGCGGGTCGCCGCGCTCACCGCCGGGCTCCCGATCGAGGTGCCCGGCACCACGATCGATCGGCAGTGCGGATCGTCGCAGCAGGCAGCGCATTTCGCGGCGCAGGGCGTGATCGCCGGCGCGTACGACGTGGTGATCGCCGGCGGCGTCGAGTCCATGAGCCGCGTGCCCATGGGCACCAGCCCCACCGGGGGCGCGCCCTTCGCGCCGCTCGCCGCCCGCTTCCCGAGCCTGCCGCACCAGGGCATCGGCGCCGAGTTGCTCGCCGCGCGAGGCAAGTTCGACCGCGAGGCACTCGACGCGTTCGCCGCCGAATCGCACCGCCGGGCCGCGGCGACGCAGGCCGCCGGCGGCTTCGACCGGGAGATCGTGCCCGTCGCGCTGCCCGACGGTGGAGTGCACGCCGTCGACGAGACCGTGCGCGGCTCGACCACCGCGGAGGGGCTGGGCGGTCTCAAGCCCGCCTTCGCCGATCCTCGGTTCGCGGAGCGGTACCCCGAGATCGACTGGTCGATCACGCCGGGCAACTCGTCGCCGCTCACCGACGGTGCCTCCGCCGCGCTCATCATGAGCGCCGAGAAGGCTGAGGCCCTGGGCCTGGCCCCGCGGGCCCGGTTCCACGCCTTCTCCGTGGTCGGCTCCGACCCCGAGGTGATGCTCAGCGGCCCGATCCCCGCGACGCACAAGGTGCTCGCCCGCGCGGGCCTGCGCGCCGACGACATCGACGCCTTCGAGGTGAACGAGGCCTTCGCCTCGGTGCCGATGGCCTGGGCCGCCGAGTTCGACGTCGACCCCGCGCGCCTGAACCCGCGCGGCGGCGCCATCGCGCTGGGCCACCCGCTCGGCGCGTCGGGCACTCGACTGCTGGCGACGCTGGTCAACCACCTCGAGCAGACCGGCGGCCGCTACGGCCTGCAGACGATGTGCGAGGGCAACGGCATGGCGAACGGCACCGTCATCGAGCGTCTCTGA
- a CDS encoding site-specific integrase, with product MARRPDYVRRVETGDGVRYEVRIHAQRADGSRFQKKRRFTTVEDAVKWHSSITAEVSAGTHIAPSDLTVRVACETWLAGKRIKPTTRDAYTAALAPVIETYGDQLVQKIVKADVEALVAELSAGTGPRGAWKRTSINPMLARWRSVWKDLHAQGILPRNVVALVEPLRKPHGQLELQLDGVLTEAEVEQLVAAHVPRPEPEGATRLERAELTHAAHRELFLHLALLGLRRAEVSGLRWSAIDLDADAPTLTVAATRVQTRGGVVEQADAKTMSSARTLTLPPHLLPILRRVRKEQREMRLALGEQWHGPDDGYVVALDDGRPAAPGTLNSWWTRSLKHAGLPHRRLHDARHTAATLLHLRGAPTATVAAWLGHADGVLAMRTYAHTSKDSLAAAAALLNIGPNKDGGDAVEGG from the coding sequence ATGGCCAGAAGACCTGACTACGTCCGCCGCGTTGAGACCGGCGATGGTGTCCGCTACGAGGTGCGTATCCACGCGCAGCGCGCGGACGGCTCCCGGTTCCAGAAGAAGCGTCGGTTCACGACCGTCGAAGACGCTGTGAAGTGGCACAGCTCGATCACCGCCGAGGTGTCCGCAGGCACGCACATCGCTCCCTCTGATCTCACTGTTCGCGTGGCGTGCGAGACGTGGCTGGCGGGCAAGAGGATCAAGCCCACGACGCGCGACGCGTACACCGCCGCACTGGCCCCCGTCATCGAGACGTACGGCGACCAGCTGGTGCAGAAGATCGTGAAGGCTGACGTTGAGGCGCTGGTCGCCGAGCTGTCTGCTGGAACAGGCCCGCGCGGCGCCTGGAAGCGCACCTCGATCAACCCCATGCTGGCGCGGTGGCGCAGCGTGTGGAAAGACCTGCACGCGCAGGGCATCTTGCCGCGCAACGTCGTGGCGCTCGTCGAACCGTTGCGGAAGCCGCACGGCCAGCTGGAGCTCCAGCTCGACGGCGTACTCACCGAGGCCGAGGTCGAGCAGCTCGTCGCCGCGCACGTACCCCGGCCCGAGCCGGAGGGAGCGACCCGTCTCGAGCGCGCGGAACTAACACATGCCGCGCACCGTGAACTGTTCCTGCACCTGGCGCTTCTCGGGCTCCGCCGCGCGGAGGTTTCTGGCTTGCGGTGGAGCGCGATCGACCTCGACGCCGACGCTCCCACGTTGACCGTTGCGGCCACACGGGTGCAGACGCGCGGGGGAGTGGTCGAGCAGGCCGATGCGAAGACCATGAGCTCGGCGCGGACGCTCACCCTGCCTCCGCATCTGCTCCCGATCCTCCGGCGGGTGCGGAAAGAGCAGCGGGAGATGCGCCTGGCGCTGGGGGAGCAGTGGCACGGTCCGGACGACGGGTACGTGGTCGCGCTCGATGACGGACGCCCCGCAGCTCCCGGCACCTTGAACTCCTGGTGGACACGTTCTCTGAAGCACGCTGGACTGCCGCATCGCCGGCTGCACGACGCTCGGCACACCGCCGCGACGCTGCTGCACCTGCGCGGGGCGCCAACCGCGACCGTGGCCGCCTGGCTCGGCCACGCCGACGGAGTCCTGGCCATGCGCACGTACGCGCACACCAGCAAGGACTCTCTCGCGGCGGCGGCGGCGCTCCTCAACATCGGGCCGAACAAGGACGGAGGAGACGCCGTAGAAGGTGGATAG
- a CDS encoding helix-turn-helix domain-containing protein, with product MTNQQMNPEIAQAIATLLAAAQAPAPQPDQTQRKALYTVPEAQALLRMSKAWVYREIQQGRLPAVQLGRRRMIPAAAIDALLAGAPTGTEAADAVVMRDRYLRDAA from the coding sequence ATGACGAACCAGCAGATGAACCCCGAGATCGCCCAGGCGATCGCCACACTCCTCGCCGCCGCTCAGGCACCGGCCCCGCAGCCCGACCAGACCCAGCGCAAGGCGCTGTACACCGTCCCGGAGGCCCAGGCGCTGCTCCGGATGAGCAAGGCCTGGGTGTACCGCGAAATCCAGCAGGGACGCCTGCCGGCCGTGCAGCTCGGCAGGCGCCGGATGATTCCCGCCGCTGCGATCGACGCGCTCCTCGCAGGCGCCCCGACGGGGACGGAGGCCGCAGACGCGGTCGTGATGCGGGACCGGTACCTCCGAGACGCTGCTTAG
- a CDS encoding DUF2637 domain-containing protein, with protein sequence MSFASLAGLAQRHGHAGWIGYLLPVAVDVLAAAAAYALVVEPATSATESDHVATAPAAAAEPVPTPGQADSFGDATVDFELPLTWPDTASATAATTPAEPVEDPAAAFMAQAQQLVRDGVVRADPANVATALAALASGASQRAAASESGIHRTGISKLVAAATESSDAAETVSAA encoded by the coding sequence ATGAGCTTCGCCAGCCTGGCCGGGCTCGCGCAACGGCACGGCCACGCTGGCTGGATCGGCTACCTGCTGCCGGTCGCGGTCGACGTTCTCGCGGCCGCCGCTGCGTACGCATTGGTCGTCGAACCAGCCACCTCTGCCACCGAGTCCGACCATGTGGCCACCGCGCCGGCCGCAGCGGCCGAACCCGTGCCCACCCCCGGCCAGGCCGACAGCTTCGGCGACGCGACCGTCGACTTCGAACTGCCTCTGACCTGGCCGGACACCGCTTCGGCCACCGCGGCCACCACCCCGGCCGAGCCGGTCGAGGACCCGGCCGCCGCGTTCATGGCGCAGGCCCAGCAGCTGGTCCGCGATGGCGTAGTCCGCGCGGATCCGGCCAATGTGGCCACCGCCCTGGCCGCCCTGGCCAGCGGTGCGAGCCAACGCGCGGCCGCCAGTGAGTCCGGCATCCACCGCACCGGTATCTCGAAGCTCGTAGCGGCGGCCACCGAATCAAGTGATGCAGCCGAGACCGTCTCGGCCGCGTAG
- the mihF gene encoding integration host factor, actinobacterial type produces the protein MALPTLTPEQRANALAKAAEVRAARAAIKADLKAGKTTLAAVLGRADEPAVGKLKVSALLEALPKVGKVRAAEIMEELEIAENRRVSGLGDRQRAGLLERFAA, from the coding sequence ATGGCTCTCCCCACCCTCACACCCGAGCAGCGCGCCAACGCCCTCGCGAAGGCCGCCGAGGTCCGCGCCGCCCGGGCTGCGATCAAGGCCGACCTGAAGGCCGGCAAGACGACCCTGGCCGCCGTGCTCGGCCGCGCTGACGAGCCGGCCGTCGGCAAGCTCAAGGTCTCCGCACTGCTCGAGGCCCTGCCGAAGGTCGGCAAGGTCCGCGCCGCCGAGATCATGGAGGAGCTGGAGATCGCCGAGAACCGGCGGGTCAGCGGCCTCGGTGACCGGCAGCGGGCGGGACTGCTGGAGCGCTTCGCGGCGTAG
- a CDS encoding DUF4926 domain-containing protein, with product MFDELEVVELTREVGGIAAGTLGAIVHVYPEGGVFEVEFMEGEATLAVLTVEAKDLRRRPPRTAAELIRALQELDPQTLVLVQGYEGGPSPIASISDAFPVQELAGRPYYYGRFEHPDEAARLAAEDPRGWISMEGGPPTLVGEPVQAVLLAREERRDD from the coding sequence ATGTTCGACGAGCTTGAGGTCGTTGAGCTGACCCGTGAGGTTGGTGGCATCGCGGCGGGGACGCTCGGCGCCATCGTGCACGTCTACCCGGAGGGCGGCGTGTTCGAGGTCGAGTTCATGGAGGGCGAGGCGACCCTGGCAGTCCTCACCGTCGAGGCGAAGGACCTGCGTCGGCGCCCGCCCCGCACCGCAGCCGAGTTGATCCGGGCCCTGCAGGAGTTGGACCCGCAGACCCTCGTCCTGGTGCAGGGCTACGAGGGTGGACCCTCGCCGATCGCCTCGATCAGCGACGCCTTTCCGGTGCAGGAACTCGCAGGCAGACCGTATTACTACGGCCGGTTCGAGCACCCTGACGAGGCGGCGCGGCTCGCCGCCGAGGACCCGCGCGGCTGGATCTCGATGGAAGGCGGGCCGCCCACGTTGGTGGGCGAACCGGTGCAGGCCGTGCTGCTGGCCCGGGAAGAGCGCCGCGATGACTGA
- a CDS encoding recombinase family protein: MTNSYVLGYARVSTEHQSLDAQRDALLAAGVPAERIRAEKASASPGSARPELAALLEHARPGDTIVVAAVDRLGRDVPEMSSTIRDLREREIVVRARREGLDSSTAVGEAMMNLLIAVGGIELAYGKERRAAAREARAARGLSNGRPKALPDAKAAQLVRLVQAGEPVAAAAEAFGISRATAYRIVRTASVGDAA, encoded by the coding sequence ATGACAAATTCTTACGTTCTCGGATACGCACGTGTCAGTACCGAACACCAGTCGCTCGACGCGCAGCGCGATGCTCTCCTCGCCGCTGGGGTGCCGGCCGAGCGGATCCGCGCCGAGAAGGCGTCCGCATCGCCTGGCTCCGCGCGACCGGAACTCGCGGCGCTCCTCGAGCACGCCCGCCCTGGGGACACCATCGTCGTCGCGGCGGTCGACCGACTGGGCCGCGACGTGCCGGAGATGTCGAGCACGATCCGCGACCTCCGCGAGCGCGAGATCGTCGTCCGCGCGCGGCGAGAAGGTCTCGACTCGTCAACCGCAGTCGGCGAGGCGATGATGAACCTCCTCATCGCCGTCGGCGGGATCGAGCTCGCCTACGGCAAGGAGCGACGGGCCGCTGCACGTGAAGCACGAGCTGCTCGCGGTCTCAGCAACGGCCGGCCGAAGGCGCTGCCAGATGCGAAGGCCGCGCAGCTCGTGCGCCTGGTTCAGGCTGGCGAGCCGGTCGCGGCTGCGGCAGAGGCGTTCGGGATCAGCCGTGCGACGGCGTACCGGATCGTACGGACCGCGTCTGTCGGCGATGCTGCGTGA
- a CDS encoding MspA family porin codes for MTPPPAPRMRVPVPGQIREGEFADTSRELITRDGWKVTVSKFGEKLDSVPPLNRSPQSFEGFSSIGGEAKIEAAYPNDPKRKPSSKIKSATLTTGTQIGCAVTADSLTVGGSLSNATTASITPTVTASGTVTGQGQGGSNGGSGGGSVSGTGTGSLSGTLSDTVTETGSISGVLKPGTTKDIPYAKKAVVGPNAQVMSRDIRIAVDNCIGGVQVRTYATVAISTDATDDTLTTFGKPIFLTRPEQNR; via the coding sequence GTGACCCCGCCGCCGGCGCCGCGGATGCGGGTCCCCGTGCCCGGGCAGATCCGCGAGGGTGAGTTCGCCGACACCAGCCGCGAGCTGATCACCCGCGATGGCTGGAAGGTCACCGTCTCCAAGTTCGGGGAGAAGCTCGATTCCGTTCCGCCGCTGAACCGATCACCACAGAGTTTCGAAGGCTTCAGCTCCATAGGCGGTGAGGCGAAGATCGAGGCCGCCTACCCGAACGACCCGAAGCGCAAGCCCAGCAGCAAGATCAAGTCCGCGACGCTGACCACCGGTACACAAATCGGCTGCGCCGTGACCGCCGACAGCCTCACCGTCGGTGGGTCGCTCTCCAACGCCACCACCGCCTCGATCACCCCAACGGTGACCGCGTCCGGCACCGTCACCGGACAGGGGCAGGGCGGCTCCAACGGTGGCTCCGGCGGCGGCAGCGTCTCCGGCACCGGAACAGGCTCATTGTCGGGCACCCTGTCGGACACCGTCACCGAGACCGGAAGCATCTCCGGAGTTCTCAAGCCCGGCACCACCAAGGACATCCCCTACGCCAAGAAGGCCGTCGTCGGCCCCAACGCCCAGGTCATGTCCCGCGACATCCGCATCGCCGTCGACAACTGCATCGGAGGCGTCCAAGTCCGCACCTACGCCACCGTCGCCATCAGCACCGACGCCACCGACGACACACTCACCACCTTCGGCAAGCCGATCTTCCTGACCCGCCCGGAGCAGAACCGCTAA
- a CDS encoding AAC(3) family N-acetyltransferase produces MGPPFDRLLHLDAQVLLPAVGHNRSSLLHYVESILVDSRRRLKVRRFPYGVAGQRGWIECHAVGDDNDTYVPELGRRIERTAESLVRAGE; encoded by the coding sequence ATAGGACCACCCTTCGATCGACTCCTGCACCTGGATGCACAGGTCTTGCTGCCTGCAGTCGGTCACAACCGAAGCTCCCTCCTCCACTACGTAGAATCGATCCTTGTCGATTCCCGCCGACGTCTGAAAGTGCGCCGCTTCCCCTATGGGGTTGCAGGGCAACGCGGCTGGATTGAGTGCCACGCCGTCGGCGATGACAACGACACCTATGTTCCCGAGCTCGGACGCCGGATTGAGCGCACCGCCGAAAGCCTCGTCCGCGCGGGAGAATAG
- a CDS encoding DUF4440 domain-containing protein, which produces MRSLIQELELMSPTTRADASRLRELLHPEFVEIGRSGRRWTRDPIIESLRAQPRERGPVVDEWDFTDITDELILVTYRTDDGGRVSRHSSLWDTTGPTPVMRFHQGTVVP; this is translated from the coding sequence ATGCGTTCGCTCATCCAGGAACTCGAACTGATGTCCCCAACTACACGCGCGGACGCCTCGAGACTGCGGGAGTTGCTGCATCCCGAGTTCGTGGAGATCGGTCGCTCCGGCCGGCGGTGGACACGAGATCCGATCATCGAATCGCTCCGGGCCCAACCGCGCGAGCGCGGCCCCGTGGTGGACGAGTGGGACTTCACCGACATCACGGACGAACTAATCCTGGTCACCTACCGCACGGACGACGGCGGCCGGGTCAGCCGGCACTCGTCGCTCTGGGACACAACCGGTCCGACGCCTGTGATGAGGTTCCACCAGGGAACGGTTGTGCCCTGA
- a CDS encoding DUF3592 domain-containing protein — protein sequence MESQPQSPGRREAVRLARKSGGGVMAWLFIVVGIVWLVGSAAFSIQETVFWASARTVEGRVVDVESRVEHARTDSSTTGREVTRHQRVIEYQVDGHVHRFTERGSSTQDRSVGEQVTVRYSPGDPSRAALDNWGERWLPYLLVGGALLWLALWSGVLFWSRRERQRRVQLAMTGLELTATAGELTKSRSRNVDGDQQTSWEVEFRATHPTTHEQMRFNKTYGWWFKPRKVPPVGSTITVIVDADEHHKYILVDRATAG from the coding sequence ATGGAATCGCAGCCGCAGTCGCCTGGTCGTCGGGAGGCTGTCCGCCTTGCCCGTAAGTCGGGTGGCGGTGTGATGGCGTGGCTGTTCATCGTGGTGGGAATCGTGTGGTTGGTCGGATCTGCGGCGTTCAGCATTCAGGAGACGGTGTTCTGGGCATCCGCGCGGACGGTCGAGGGCCGCGTCGTCGATGTCGAGTCGCGTGTCGAGCACGCCCGAACAGACTCATCCACTACGGGGCGTGAAGTTACGAGGCATCAGCGCGTGATCGAGTATCAGGTCGACGGTCACGTGCACCGGTTCACCGAGCGCGGTTCTTCCACACAGGACCGCTCGGTAGGAGAGCAGGTGACAGTCAGGTATTCACCTGGGGATCCGTCGCGAGCCGCTCTCGACAACTGGGGTGAACGGTGGCTGCCGTATCTCCTGGTCGGCGGAGCATTGCTGTGGCTAGCGTTGTGGAGTGGTGTTCTCTTCTGGTCGCGCCGCGAACGGCAGCGGCGGGTACAGCTCGCGATGACAGGGCTGGAACTGACCGCGACGGCGGGCGAGCTGACGAAATCGAGATCCCGCAACGTCGACGGGGACCAGCAAACCTCCTGGGAAGTCGAATTCCGAGCGACACACCCAACGACACACGAACAGATGCGCTTCAACAAGACCTACGGCTGGTGGTTCAAACCGAGGAAGGTACCGCCGGTCGGCTCGACCATCACCGTCATCGTCGACGCCGATGAACATCACAAGTACATCCTCGTCGACAGGGCGACTGCGGGTTGA